ATAAACTATACGAGAAAATTAATGAATGCGAAGAATTTCATTAACAAATAATACGAACGAGAttgatacataaaattttgagaAACCCTAGTAATTAACCAAATCACAAAAGAAAGCTGATTAATAAAACCATTACTTAAAGAAGAAACACTAATTGCAAGCCTCTGTTAACTCTTCCAAAATTCTACTCGGGTTGTTGGTTAACGGGTTTGTGGATAGGCGACAAAGAGGGCATGAGTCATGTCGACCCAACCACTTGACGAAACAATCTTCATGAAACACATGCACACACCCCGGCGGTTGGCAGAAGGCCTGTCCCGACTCCGACATATCCTCTAGACAGATGGCACACGGTTCTTCTACTGTTGTTGTCAGGGGAGCAGAATTACAAGGCATGACTACGTAGTCCTTCTCGGTAAATTTGACGAACACCGTCATCGACAAGGGTCCTTGTGGTAGGTCTCTCCGTCTGGATTCAACAACGATCTGATCGGTTATAAGTCGAGACAAGAGAGGGTCGTTGAATCGGTTATGGATAAGTTGATGAACTGTGGTCGGTGCAAAGTCTTGTACTTTGAATCTGAGGACGGATGGCTTGTCGGGGAAAGAAGGATCCGGGTAAGAACCGAGACTGGTGATATTACCGTCGTCATTCTCGTCCACGAGAAGTTCTTCGATCTCCCAACTTTGACGTATCGACACCGAGTTCAAAAAACCTAAGGACAGACCTTGAGGAGTTGCATGTGCAATGACTTCGACCTTGAATGATTTGGTTTCCATTTTCGTACGTAGCTGAAAACTCAACAAGACTAAACTAGAGATGAGTCGTAACAGAGAAAGAGAGTGAGAGTTTGGTGAAACAAGAAATTGAGATGAAAACTTAAGTGCGTTGGTGAATGGAATGGTGAagttttatttataagaaaaagacCTTATATTAAACGCGTAATGAAAACGCTCTATTTCCATTTTTTGTATTATGttatttccttttcttgaaTCAAATCTCTAACGGTCATTTATGTTCTAttctatttccttttttttcgtGTGGGTCAAGTATCTCAGGTTCATTGgctttcttttttcttgattGTGCCGGTTAGGATGTGGACTATACCGGAGTTTTAACCAGATTAATTTATGCTATCTATTGTTTACCTTTTAAGATGGtttatatggttttttttttgtttttaaggaaATATTCCTTGTAGCTGTAGTTAATAttggtcccattaaaatttgTTACTATTATAGGCtagtattgaaaatttgaagcagcaaatagataaataaaataacaattaatttcTTTCGAAGAAAATATCAGTCAAAATCTGATTGTTTCGAAATAATCAAATTCCCCAATATCTAAATTTGATTTAGGATTTGTTGTTTTATTCGAAAATGTTGTCAAACCGCCAAATTCTACGCTGGCCGATTAATGACCGTTTTCGTGTTTGTTTGTAACATTTTGTTGTGTCCTAAATTATTCCAATTACAGAGCGATCTTAATAAGGATGAAACTTGTCTAAAAGACTCTATATTCCATCTCACATTTTTGAAGCAAAAAACAAATCTCAAGAAACCTAAGTTAAGAAATCAAACAGTCTAATGCCAAATATGGAGATAAcaacaaagacaagttcaaattTAGCCAACACATTAGAAAACTATCTCTCCACTTTTCACAAGATCTACTGTATATATACCTAACCAAATCCTTTTATTACAAACTCAGATTTTGAGATTTAGCTTtcacaacagaaaaaaaaataaggatgGGTCTCAAGGCCTCCTCTTCACTCCTCTGTCTCGCCATTTTACTTGGTGTCTCCTCGCTTGCATCATCCGTTAACATAACCCGAGCACTAGAGAATTACCCTGAGTTCAGTACTATGATCGAGCTTTTGGCCAAGACCGAGCTCACACCAATTATCAACAAACGTCAGACAATCACCGTTCTGGCTCTTTCCAACGATGCTATCGGTTCCATCTCTGGTAGACCCGAGGAGGAGCTCAAGAACATTCTTATGAACCATGTGGTTCTTGACTATTACGATGAGCTCAAGCTCAAGGCTCTCAAGGACAAGAGCACATTGCTCACTACCCTTTACCAATCCACCGGTTTGGGACAGCAGCAAAACGGTTTCCTCAACTGCTCCAAAGCTAACGGAAAGATTGTCTTCGGGTCTGCCGTGAAAGGCGCTCCTCTAACCGCTGAGTACATCACGACCGTGTTTCGTAACCCGTTCAATCTCTCTGTGGTCCAGATCAGCATGCCCATTGTGGCTCCTGGTCTCGGGGCTCCGGTTAAggttcctccaccaccacccATGACTTCCCCACCGGCTCCGTCTCCCAAGAAGGCTGGAGCCACTCCAGCTCCAGGACCAGCCGAGGAGGAGGATTACGCAGACGCTCCTCCTGGTGCAGCTCCAGAAACTGCACCTGCATCAGCTCCATCAGAAGATGGTTCTCCTGCTCCGGCTCCAGAGAATGCTGGTAAGAAGAAGATGGCAGCAGCTGATGAGGTTGAACCACCTAGCTCTGCTTCTAACACCGGTTTGAGCTTCGGTGCTGTTCTCGTTCTCGGGGTTGTGGCTAGCTTTGCTGGGTTCTAAAATGGTTTAAGACAGAGGCGGACGAGGACAGTAAGCTGAAAATGAGACTCAGACCATAGCGATAATCATGGTTATATGAAGTAgattaaagatattaaaaatttctgCATCACATTAATGTAGCTCAATCAATTAATGAAAGTGTGATGTTCTGTCCTGTGAAATATGTAATGACAAGATTGTAACCAATTTGTTTTCTTCATTCATCCAACTCAAACAGCATACACAACCCATATATATGTGCTTCCAAATCCCAAACTACCAAGGATCATTTCAGATGAACCAAAACATATCATCTAGTTTTAGCATCCAGAAAATGCACATATCCAAGTAAGcacaacaaaatgaccaaaacaGAGCTCTAAAGAGTTTTCACCAAAATATCATAAGGAaagcctaaaaaaaaaaaagcataaacAGTTGGTTGCTCTAGGAGAGTTAGATATATTGAAGCGCGCCTATTTGATTATGTGCAAGCAGCCTCAAAACATTTAATCCTCTCTACGATGTTAGCGAGGACCTCTTCCATATCAAGTTCGGTCATCGGTGTAAATGGTTTCTTCATATCCAAAAGACTGATGAATGATTCGCCGCCTTCCTCTCGAATCTCAAAACATCCACGCCTTGGCTGTTGTTAAAATCAAACATATAATAATGTGacgaaataaaacaaaaacaagcaAAGCATTTAAGAAGATAAGAGTACCTTAAGAGGATTGAGAGTGACAATGATGCCAGGAACAGCATTCTCCAGACCTTCCTTCACCTCGTTGGCTCTCTCCTTGAATGATTTGTGTTGTTTGCTTCCAACCAAAACAAACAGAAACGATTAGCTTCCGAGACCAACACAAACCCTAAAGACGAGGGAGGAGACATTTATAGCTTACCAGTGCTCGATCACAATCGTCTTTTTCTCagagacttcttcttcttcttcttcgtggtCTTCTACCACGGcttcctctttttctttcttgatCTTCTTCGCCGCCGCTCCACCTTCCTTGGCTTTCGtcttccttttcctcttctctgGAGATTCGAAGTTCATGAGCTTGGAGGATGTCGAGTTACCACCGCCGCGTCCCTTCGTTTGGCTCCGAGTCTGGCGACACATGCTTCGAGTCTGCCTCGTCGACGTAGCCACCGCCGCAGATTTCCCCTTATCTCCTCCTCCGGTGCTCTTCGGCGGCGCCATTGTATTGaatcaaagaaaagaaaagaaaagaaaagaaaagcttCCGTCGCAGCCAGAAAATGGCTGCTGACTGTGATGCTCTCTCTTCTTGATATTTTTCACTTTCACCCGCTCGCTCtttattattcttttattttttcaacgCTGCTTAAAAGACCTTGGGAAGGACTAGAGTTACTGGAAGAGGACACGTCATACGGAATTCGAGTAGACGGTCATGATTAGCTGTTAAATAATTAAAGACGGATCAGTATCATTGGCTTAAAATATGGTGGTGGTCTTTTACTGTTTACGACGTATCATCATTCTTTCCAAAACATCGTTCATGGACGATATTAAAAACAGGTGAGAAGGTGGAAAGAGGAAGAAATTCACCAAAATCTAGAGTAATTAGGTGTTGGGATTGAAAAGCATTTCTGGGGCAACTATATAGCTGAAACATTTATTACTCTCATTCAGTGGCAGAGCTCTAAAAATATTTCACCGGGgtcaaaatataaaacataattttattcaaattatcCAAAAAATTATCCCAAAAAAATATAGCGTGTTATATAAATTCTATTGGAAATTTGTTGAAAgtttacttaaaatatttactGTTAAATATTTAGACCGACATGACCTGTAAAAATGAAGCTATAGCTtatgttcaaaaaaatttaatctgtagtcattattaataatatcatataaaataaaattaaaacaattcttattaaattgtttataatttaagctttaaaagaaattaagaaaaaaatgcatGTCTATTGAATGATATTAgtaaacaatgaaaaaaaatttttattagCCATTGTATTTAACGGACAATCCCAATTAtacgtaaaaataattaaattaactaaaacaGTGAACCAAAGAAAAAGTGACTGGggcaaaataattataatgaattGGGAAAATATTAAATTGCCTTAACAATTTACATTAGGTGTAGTTATTTCATGGGGGGCATCTGCCCCCTCCACCTTCAACGTACATCCGCCCCTGCTCTCATTTACTCCGAGAAATTGCCAATCAGATGATATTCGTTTACTCTACGTTTACTTTGATCACTATTTCTAATCTTACACTTATTATACCGCTACGTTTTATCAGAGtaacccttttcctctattttcctctctctctcgtttatttatttcttctcAGTTCCACCTTTTATATTTCATTCAGTTACTCCGAGAGTTACCGATCACACCCTTAGtgtgattttctttttcttcaaaacGGTAACTACAGTTATCACAAATTCTGATTGGTAGAATTTCACCCCTACCCGTCAAATTGATGCGTCATGGATCAATAATGGTAGTGCCAGTGGCTTTTGGTAAAATTTTAAGGATTAAATGGATTCTGAATATTTCGGATTACGGGTGTGCAGCACGAGCCTCTCAGCTTTGCATATTGAGATGGAAGATTTACTTTGGACAACCTCATATATGAGAGATATGAGGATAACCTTGATACGGTTCGAGACGAACTGCTCGGATCTATTAGACATGACTACAAACCCGATGGATTAGTCAACATTCGGCGTCCCAGAGAATACATGAGGATTTTGAGGATGTGAGTATGTCTCATATTCTTCAGCTTAGGAATGGTCGGATGGATGCGTTAGCAAAAGAAACAAGGAGCAAAGCTACATTTTTTCCATATAGATCAAACATGGCCGGATGGAGATGCTAATCGGAGAATTAGCTCGTCTGACCACCACTTGATATAGCGTAGATGGgtagctgacaaaaaaaatggaatgaTATTTTACTCTAAAAACCAAGTCACACtctaaaagaaaatattgtatcatctcaaaatctatttttattttatttattttttggtaaatattttcataaaaattaattgGTCTTACACCAAATTAGAAGGGAAGGTAGGCTGGCGCTCTGATGAATGATGAATGATGAATGATGAGAGTGATGGTGCAAAACTAACTTTTTGCCACtgaacttttaatttttttttatgtaagtaAATTGTGGATGAAGTTAGCTCTGGAAAATCAAATTCTGagtaaattttgattaattacaCAATTACTTTTTGCAGAATTCTAGTGAAGTTTACTTtcgtaaaatctcaacttttcaaatataaaatctacctacaaattatataattgcaaaAAATTACCTAAATatcagttaaaaaaattaactgaATAACAGATTTCTTTGGGTAGTCTACCGAAGTAGACTGAAAACGAacataagagcatctccaatggtgttaccaccattggagtccttatgattattaaactaatattttttttagaatagttAAGGACTCTAATCAAAATAGTATGTCCAATGGTGTTCTCTAATTTGGAGTCCTtagcaataaaaaaatattaaatttaaaaacatgtaaaatttaaaattttatttattacatgattaaatattaagatacaataattattaatcttcatcACCAAATTTATTCCAAATGTTTTCAATTAAATCATTTTCAATTGTTCATGTATATGAACAAGAGTTATATATGTTCATTACAtactctcttttgttttgatcTTCTGTGATCTTGTTGCTTAAAACTCAAAACGGTTCTTATTATGGAAAACCAACACAAGCAACAATATTGCTGTTGTTCTTTACATAATATTCTTCTCCCAAAAATTCTGACAAGAGATCAATAATGTATTTGAATCCAGAGATTTATAACCTAACAACATCAGTGTTAATTAAAGATAGACATAAACTATAGAAAAGCTGGGAACATTTCAATGCAAACAACTGCAGAACTGTGTGAGATTTTATTATTAAGAACAATCAGCAAAAAGGACTCTTTATCTCTTCGCTCTAATACAAGATTATTCTCTTCACTTAATAAAAGTCTGATGCCACAAAGATTACATGAGAATCACACAAAGCAAATGTCTCATAGTTGGGAAAGAACTAAGAAACATGACCAATAACAATAACAAATAGCTTTGGGAGTGTATTAAAAGTGACAAACATACATATCCACTATTGAAGCTTGAGTTCCATGATGTTCTTGGTCTTGGGAGGATATGCCAAGTAAACCTTCACTACCCTCTCTACAACCTCCATCTGCTTCTTACCTTCAGCATAAGCCTCCTCCACCTTAGAATGATCAGTGAGATTCTTGTTCATGCGGAACCCATCCAAGGTCATTCGCTTAGTGTACTCCCTGATGTTGTAGTCAGGGTACTGACGCCCTGCCCGAAGCAGGGAACGACAGAGGCTGATGACTTGACCTTTATCTACCATCGCATGGAATGGAAACTAACACCTTTATAGTACAAACACATTAAAAGGAATACAGGAAAGTGATTAGCAGTgccaaaaacaaaagagaatgaGTCAAGATAAGGGCTAAAGACACAAACTTTGAGAACTATCGAAAAATTTTTATAGACAAtgcaattttatttaagaaaaaaaaagaaccaaatTTCTCCAGGAAACCAAACATTAAACACAAGCTTCATAGAAAACTATGCTAAGGAAGAAATAGAAAACCAAAACGTTtaaacaaaaccgattaaattgACTCAAAAACAACCACATATTAAAGGGAATGCAACAAGATGATTCATAGACAGTGTGGATTTGtataaaagcaaaaaagaaCCAAAATTTCTCTCTAGAAAATCAAACTAGTGAGGATATTCACTTATCAGCATTCAATATCTAACATTAGCAAACAAAAGCTTCATTGAAAAATATGCTAAAgaagcaataaaaaaaaacttctaaaacaaaaccgattaaattgTATCTAAAACAACCTCCTTAGACAATCAAAAGAAGAAACTTAACAGCAGACATACAACTAAAGTCCAAAACTCCACGAAAATTTATAGAATTGCAGACACAAACAAGAACATCTAATTCACAGAAGAGGATCCAATCAAATTCTCACCAACTATTATACCAAATAAGAATAGAATTTGAGGAAACGAAATTCCAAGTTCGTATAAacgaacaatttttttttctcgccTTTGTCGGATTTGTCGCCAAGAGAAATCAACAAGAGCACAATCGCCTTTCTCGCCGAGAGGAAAGCTTTTTTTCTCGCCTTCGTCGCCTTTCTCGCCAAGAGAAATCAAGAACTGCACAATCGCCTCTTTGTGGCCGAGAGCAAATTTTTCTTTCTCGTGTTGAATCGAAATGAAATGTTTTTCTCTCCAAACGAAACACAATACTCTCCCCACCCAATGCCAAGCCGCCACGTCTATAAGGATTTAGTCCTTAAAATCCTTATTTACGGACCAATCCTTAGTTAACTAAGTGTTTATATTGTTATTATATTGCTAATAACCTAGGATTAAGAGCTAAGGATTCCACTTCATCCCCCGTTGCGGGTGCTCTAAGGAGACCCAA
The window above is part of the Brassica napus cultivar Da-Ae chromosome C8, Da-Ae, whole genome shotgun sequence genome. Proteins encoded here:
- the BNAC08G33990D gene encoding uncharacterized protein BNAC08G33990D, which produces METKSFKVEVIAHATPQGLSLGFLNSVSIRQSWEIEELLVDENDDGNITSLGSYPDPSFPDKPSVLRFKVQDFAPTTVHQLIHNRFNDPLLSRLITDQIVVESRRRDLPQGPLSMTVFVKFTEKDYVVMPCNSAPLTTTVEEPCAICLEDMSESGQAFCQPPGCVHVFHEDCFVKWLGRHDSCPLCRLSTNPLTNNPSRILEELTEACN
- the LOC106363969 gene encoding fasciclin-like arabinogalactan protein 3; translation: MGLKASSSLLCLAILLGVSSLASSVNITRALENYPEFSTMIELLAKTELTPIINKRQTITVLALSNDAIGSISGRPEEELKNILMNHVVLDYYDELKLKALKDKSTLLTTLYQSTGLGQQQNGFLNCSKANGKIVFGSAVKGAPLTAEYITTVFRNPFNLSVVQISMPIVAPGLGAPVKVPPPPPMTSPPAPSPKKAGATPAPGPAEEEDYADAPPGAAPETAPASAPSEDGSPAPAPENAGKKKMAAADEVEPPSSASNTGLSFGAVLVLGVVASFAGF
- the BNAC08G34010D gene encoding uncharacterized protein BNAC08G34010D, with the protein product MAPPKSTGGGDKGKSAAVATSTRQTRSMCRQTRSQTKGRGGGNSTSSKLMNFESPEKRKRKTKAKEGGAAAKKIKKEKEEAVVEDHEEEEEEVSEKKTIVIEHCKQHKSFKERANEVKEGLENAVPGIIVTLNPLKPRRGCFEIREEGGESFISLLDMKKPFTPMTELDMEEVLANIVERIKCFEAACT
- the LOC106363967 gene encoding LYR motif-containing protein 4B-like, with protein sequence MVDKGQVISLCRSLLRAGRQYPDYNIREYTKRMTLDGFRMNKNLTDHSKVEEAYAEGKKQMEVVERVVKVYLAYPPKTKNIMELKLQ